A stretch of DNA from Globicephala melas chromosome 4, mGloMel1.2, whole genome shotgun sequence:
CAATTATCTTGAGCGACTTTGCCTCTCACAAGCAACTTTACAATCGAAAATTTGGTTTGCTTGTGATAGAATTATTTGTGTGTACATCTTGATGATAAGAAATAAAGTCACAAGAAAACATCATTGCCCCACACAATTCTCTTCTAATTAGGCAGCATGAGTTATTGAAAAGGGCATAGTCTTGAGTCAGAGGGCTTTgttcaaattctggcttcactccctattggctgtgtgaccttgagcatgttacttaacctcactgagcctcaCAGGGCTAtcgcaaggattaaatgaaataaggctTGGAAAGGGCTTATTCTGTTATCCAAAACATAACTGGTGCTCCTTTCACCATTCTCTCACTTAAAAGAAACCAtataatttagaagaaaataaagaaaaagtttaacttaaaaaaaaaatagggtttgGATTTGAAGCCAAAAGCTgacttttaaattacatttttctgttaaaatgaagataagaGACTGTCTAGTAATCGTATGACCAAAGTAACAGTGGTTGTCCTGGCTCTGATtgattctgtattttctttcaggGTGTAATTTTCTTACTGGTAACATGGAAGAAAGAGTTGTATCCACCGTAAAATGAACATAATAGTACAAACCTCACAGGgtgttgaaaggattaaatgagatgttgcATAAATGTCCATAGCTCAGTACCACTTAGTAAGGATACTACTAAGTTTCATTATTACTGGTCTTTGCCTCTCTCGTGGGACATCTGTGAGAATATAATTGCCATTGATTATTTCAGAAATGCCTGTGGGCTTTTGCTACCTTCCTCACAAATCACTCTTTCGCCAAGGTTCTTCCCTAGAAAGGCCAGCACTGGGGCTCTCATAAGGTGCCTGTTTCTTTGTACACACTATGCAGATGATTGGTTTTAAAACAAGTCACAgcagaatttgcatttccaaacGAGAGTTGTATCCTTCAAAGTGCATGAGAGATTAAAATTCTTGTTCCTCTAATATCCCTCTACTCTGGGAACTTCCCTCACAACTGACTACGTATCCCTTTATCTCAACAGAAGCAAAACGGAAAAAGGATTTTAGTCGAATAGAGAAATAGATTTTTGTGGCTAGCCTGTAGGTTGGTTCTGAGGCAGTTCATGAATATTTCTGAGCAACAGCCAGCATAACTTTGCAAAGTGACAACACAGAAGGAATACTATCATAGGGGTATATTAATTATAAGATGATATTTTAAAGTCGCatcttaaaggagaaaaaaggtcTATATTCAGAGGCTTAAAGAGCCTGCATCCCCCTTTGTGCCCCTTTCCATTGGCACCTTGCCTGTTCACAGAGTCCTAAAGTTTCGACCCATATTTGGGATAAcagggttttggggggttttgttttgttttgtttttgtttccctaaaTCACTTTAACGATACTTTCcggaggggttgggggtgggtctCAGGCCCTTGCACACTGACTTGCAGCACCCAGAAGTGGCACAAACGTCCTGTCAGGCCCACGGTTCTAATTTGGGGTATGGAAATTGTTGCTAAGTAAAGCAAGGCAGCTATGACAGGAAGTAAAGCCTTGGCTGGTGGAAGCCTGTGCTGGAGTTCTAGCTCCACTACTCACAAAGCGCTTAATTATTTTGAGCTTCGTTTCCTCACCCGTGAAATGGAGGGACCCGGCCCGACTGGCCTCACGGGACTGTGATGAGGGCTGGAGCCAGACTGAGAGTGAGAAGGCCCTCTTAAGCATCACGCCCAGAGTCCCTCCCCTGCTCTTGGCACTCACTGGTCCCGTCCAGCTCTGCAAGAGGGGTCTCACCACGCCCAGAGGGCCAGCGGGGCAAAACAGAGATGAGGGACCCTCCGCGGCGGCAGGTGAGGTGGCCCGTGTCAGCCTGGCTGAAGGGTCCCTTCTGCCCGCGCCCGACCCTCAGCAGGAAGCCCCAGGCTCACCGAGCGCCTCTCCACACTCCCTTTTTTCCTGCCATCCTTGCCTGGGGTGACATCCAGCGAGCGGTAACTGGGTGGCTTCTCCTCAGGCCAGTTTGGGGAGcgcgagcggcggcggcggcggcggcggggccccAATTCCGGGGctgcctctccttctcctcctcctcctcctcggagCTCCAGGAACTGAGgccggagggcaggggaggggagtagCTGCGGTGCCGGCGCCTCTGGTGTCCCTGAGCGCTGCCCCGGGGGCTGGGCCCGCGGGCTCTCTCTGGGAAGCGGCTGCGGAGACGGGGGCGGTTGGGCGGCCAGCGGGCCTCGCTGGACGAGGGGCCGTCGCTGAGGCTGTCCCTGTCTGACCAGGGCATGGGTGACCCGCGCTGCCTGGAGCTGCGGTGCCTTCCGCTCCGCAGTCGGCCCAGCTCCCTTTGCTCCAGCGCCCAGCGCTGAGGCTCCCGGTCCCGGTGCTCCTGCTGGAAATCAGAGTAGCGGTgctgccttctcccctccctcagaTCCCAGGGTccggggggaggcggggggagccactgctggtgggaggagTTGCTGGTCCTCCGCAGAGACGGCAGGTCTCTGACCAGCGGGGGAAGGTGGATGATTCTGCGTTCCACgacctcagagcccagggaggaCAGCATGCTGCGGGGATGGCCAGATCTGCCTTGGAGGTCAGCCggcagaggctgggctgggttgAGGTTCCGCAGCTCTTTCTCCAAATACTCTAGGACACCGTTGGTGATGGGAGGGTGAGCGGTGGTCATCTCTGGGAGGCTGGATCGCAGGGACAAATCTGattgaaaataaggaaaagaacatGCAGAACTGCTGATCCAAAACACACTCCTCAGAATCAGGGCACCGAAGTGCCACCTTATTAGCATGCATCTACCCCCTCCCATCCTCAGTCGTAAAGATGTCCACCATATTGGTCATGAAGGCCCCAATGCAGCCCACGCTCCTACCCTTGCCCTttaccctctcccaccccaaatCTCTGGCAAGGTTTACCTTGCTGCAGCAGTGGATTCATTGGATAAGATGAAAACTGGGAGCTCCTGTCCGCCCCCCAGTACAGGGGTTTTTCGATCATCTGAGGGCCTAGGGCCTGAGCCTGCTTCATGTTGCGTTGGTGGGCCATGGCTGCAGGGGGAAAAGGAGAAATGCAGACCCTCAGCCAGGGCAAGGCCCACACCTCCCACTTCACTTC
This window harbors:
- the ILDR1 gene encoding LOW QUALITY PROTEIN: immunoglobulin-like domain-containing receptor 1 (The sequence of the model RefSeq protein was modified relative to this genomic sequence to represent the inferred CDS: deleted 2 bases in 1 codon), giving the protein MNRSRSPLRDLPKVCLQHCLLLLAAGCVSLLVTVQHTERYVTLFASVVLKCDYTTSAQLQDVVVTWRFKSFCKDPIFDYYSASYQAALSLGQDPSNDCNDSQREVRIVAQRRGQNEPVLGVDYRQRKITIQNRADLVINEVMWWDHGVYYCTIEAPGDTSGDPDKEVKLIVLHWLTVILIILGALLLLLLIGVCWCQCCPQYCCCYVRCPCCPDRCCCPEEAMAHQRNMKQAQALGPQMIEKPLYWGADRSSQFSSYPMNPLLQQDLSLRSSLPEMTTAHPPITNGVLEYLEKELRNLNPAQPLPADLQGRSGHPRSMLSSLGSEVVERRIIHLPPLVRDLPSLRRTSNSSHQQWLPPPPPGPWDLREGRRQHRYSDFQQEHRDREPQRWALEQRELGRLRSGRHRSSRQRGSPMPWSDRDSLSDGPSSSEARWPPNRPRLRSRFPERARGPSPRGSAQGHQRRRHRSYSPPLPSGLSSWSSEEEEEEKERQPRNWGPRRRRRRSRSPNWPEEKPPSYRSLDVTPGKDGRKKGSVERRSERESSHSGRSVVI